Proteins encoded in a region of the Benincasa hispida cultivar B227 chromosome 2, ASM972705v1, whole genome shotgun sequence genome:
- the LOC120071870 gene encoding GATA transcription factor 17-like — translation MILRSPRLSLPHSICFLNREMGMMDLRQKGLLLADTKCCVDCKTTKTPLWRGGPTGPKSLCNACGIRFRKRRISTIGTNRGYDRKRERVHNNGSTITTTVSATTSSTGTTTTTTSGSGDGDGDENLGECGSLGMRLMMALEEEVMVVQNLPSSVKKQRFQRERKLGEEEKQAAVSLMALSCGSVLS, via the exons ATGATCTTACGTTCTCCCCGTCTTTCTCTCCCTCATTCAATTTGCTTCCTAAATCGTGAAATGGGTATGATGGATTTGAGGCAGAAG GGACTGTTGTTGGCAGATACTAAATGTTGTGTTGATTGTAAGACAACCAAAACTCCTTTGTGGCGTGGAGGCCCTACTGGACCTAAG TCACTGTGCAATGCATGCGGGATCAGGTTTAGAAAGAGAAGAATATCCACCATAGGAACAAACAGAGGATATGACAGGAAGAGAGAAAGAGTTCATAACAATGGCTCCACCATTACGACCACCGTGTCAGCCACCACTTCCTCGACTGGGACGACGACAACCACCACCTCTGGCAGTGGTGATGGAGATGGGGATGAGAATTTGGGGGAATGTGGGTCATTAGGGATGAGATTGATGATGGCATTGGAGGAGGAGGTGATGGTGGTGCAGAATTTACCGTCATCGGTGAAGAAACAGCGTTTTCAACGGGAGAGGAAGCTCGGGGAGGAGGAGAAGCAGGCAGCCGTGTCGTTAATGGCGCTGTCATGTGGCTCTGTGCTCTCctaa